One region of Zingiber officinale cultivar Zhangliang chromosome 7B, Zo_v1.1, whole genome shotgun sequence genomic DNA includes:
- the LOC122007224 gene encoding RAN GTPase-activating protein 1-like has translation METAQEFQRTFSIKLWPPSANTRAMLVDKMTKNLSSETFLSRKYGLLSKEEAYENAKRIEDECFLAANEHFHNEPDGDGSSAVQFYAKQTSKLMLEVLKTGPRSKEDVEATAVGGIAKPVETLFDISGGKRAFIEVEEVRELFRPLTVQGNSYSKICLSNRSFSIDAARVAAPILTSLKEQLTEVNLSDFVAGRPEDEALEVMKIFSSALEGTALRYLNLSDNALGEKGVRAFGALLKSQNCLEELYLMNDGISEEAAKAVCELIPSTDKLTTLHFHNNMTGDEGGIAISELLKCSPLLEDFRCSSTRVGAEGGIELAKALETCTHLRKIDLRDNIFGVDAGIALSKALEKLVHVTEIYLSYLNLEDEGSIAIVNALNNFAPSLQVLDIGGNDVTLKAASALVDCITAKESLRKLFLSENELKDQGAIVIGKALEDDHVQLEELDMSSNMIRRAGARCLAQAVSNKPDFKRLNINGNFIPDEGIDEVREILKNGKNSEDVLGPLDDNDPEGEDEGEEDGDAEEEDQGELESKLHHLKVDKD, from the coding sequence ATGGAAACTGCTCAAGAGTTTCAACGCACATTCTCCATTAAATTATGGCCTCCCAGTGCAAACACCAGAGCAATGCTTGTGGACAAGATGACGAAGAACCTCTCCTCGGAAACATTCCTCTCCAGGAAGTACGGTCTGTTGAGTAAAGAAGAGGCCTATGAGAATGCCAAACGCATTGAAGACGAATGCTTCCTTGCTGCAAATGAACATTTTCACAATGAGCCTGACGGCGATGGAAGCTCTGCAGTTCAGTTCTATGCGAAGCAAACTAGCAAGCTAATGTTAGAAGTTCTTAAAACAGGCCCTAGATCCAAAGAAGATGTAGAAGCCACTGCGGTTGGTGGGATCGCAAAACCTGTTGAGACTCTGTTTGACATTTCCGGTGGGAAAAGGGCATTTATAGAGGTGGAAGAGGTCAGGGAGCTTTTCAGGCCGCTAACTGTGCAAGGAAACTCATACAGCAAAATTTGCTTAAGCAATCGAAGCTTCAGTATCGATGCAGCTCGCGTTGCAGCGCCTATTCTGACATCTCTTAAAGAGCAGCTGACAGAAGTAAACCTGTCAGATTTTGTTGCTGGAAGACCAGAGGATGAAGCTCTCGAAGTCATGAAGATATTCTCCTCGGCTCTGGAAGGCACTGCTCTTCGATATCTCAACCTCTCTGACAATGCCTTAGGCGAGAAGGGTGTTCGAGCATTCGGGGCACTTTTAAAATCACAAAACTGCTTGGAGGAGCTTTACTTGATGAATGATGGAATCTCTGAGGAAGCTGCAAAGGCTGTGTGTGAGTTAATTCCTTCAACCGACAAGCTTACAACGCTCCATTTCCACAACAATATGACTGGTGATGAGGGTGGGATAGCTATTTCTGAACTTCTTAAATGTTCTCCATTGTTGGAGGATTTCAGATGCTCGTCGACAAGGGTGGGCGCTGAGGGTGGAATCGAGTTGGCCAAGGCATTGGAGACTTGCACTCATTTAAGGAAGATTGATCTCCGTGATAATATTTTTGGTGTTGACGCAGGGATAGCCCTTAGCAAGGCACTCGAAAAGCTTGTTCATGTAACAGAAATCTACCTTAGCTATCTCAACTTGGAGGACGAAGGGTCTATTGCCATTGTGAATGCGCTGAATAATTTCGCGCCTTCTTTGCAAGTCTTGGACATCGGCGGGAATGATGTCACTTTAAAAGCTGCCTCAGCATTAGTCGATTGCATCACTGCCAAGGAATCACTCAGGAAACTCTTCTTGTCCGAGAACGAACTGAAGGACCAGGGTGCAATTGTCATCGGCAAAGCATTGGAAGATGATCATGTTCAACTTGAGGAACTTGACATGAGTAGCAACATGATAAGGAGGGCAGGGGCTAGATGCTTGGCGCAAGCAGTGTCAAATAAGCCAGACTTCAAGCGGCTGAACATAAACGGAAATTTTATCCCAGATGAGGGCATCGACGAGGTTAGGGAAATATTAAAGAACGGTAAAAACTCTGAGGATGTGCTTGGGCCATTGGACGATAATGATCCCGAAGGTGAGGACGAAGGGGAAGAGGATGGTGATGCTGAAGAGGAGGATCAAGGCGAATTGGAGTCTAAACTCCATCATCTCAAAGTAGACAAGGATTAG